Proteins from one Escherichia coli genomic window:
- the ytfT gene encoding galactofuranose ABC transporter, ATP-binding protein YtfT, whose amino-acid sequence MPQSLPDTTPPKRRFRWPTGMPQLAALLLVLLVDSLVAPHFWQVVLQDGRLFGSPIDILNRAAPVALLAIGMTLVIATGGIDLSVGAVMAIAGATTAAMTVAGFSLPIVLLSTLGTGILAGLWNGILVAILKIQPFVATLILMVAGRGVAQLITSGQIVTFNSPDLSWFGSGSLLFLPTPVIIAVLTLLLFWLLTRKTALGMFIEAVGINIRAAKNAGVNTRIIVMLTYVLSGLCAAIAGIIVAADIRGADANNAGLWLELDAILAVVIGGGSLMGGRFNLLLSVVGALIIQGMNTGILLSGFPPEMNQVVKAVVVLCVLIVQSQRFISLIKGVRSRDKT is encoded by the coding sequence ATGCCTCAATCTCTCCCTGACACTACGCCGCCGAAAAGGCGCTTTCGCTGGCCAACAGGAATGCCGCAGCTGGCGGCGCTATTGCTGGTGTTGCTGGTCGATAGCCTGGTGGCCCCGCATTTCTGGCAGGTGGTGCTTCAGGATGGGCGTTTGTTCGGTAGTCCTATCGACATTCTTAATCGCGCCGCCCCCGTTGCGCTACTGGCGATTGGTATGACGCTGGTGATCGCCACCGGTGGGATTGATCTCTCCGTGGGGGCGGTGATGGCTATCGCCGGAGCCACAACAGCTGCGATGACGGTCGCGGGATTCAGCCTGCCGATTGTTTTGTTAAGCACCCTGGGCACTGGCATCCTGGCGGGATTGTGGAACGGCATACTGGTAGCGATCCTCAAAATTCAGCCGTTTGTTGCCACCCTGATCCTGATGGTCGCCGGGCGCGGCGTGGCGCAACTGATCACCTCCGGACAGATCGTCACGTTTAACTCGCCGGATCTCTCATGGTTTGGCAGTGGATCGCTATTGTTCCTGCCAACACCAGTCATTATTGCGGTACTGACGCTTCTCCTCTTCTGGCTGTTGACCCGCAAAACGGCGCTGGGGATGTTTATCGAAGCCGTTGGTATCAACATTCGGGCGGCAAAAAATGCCGGAGTCAACACACGAATCATCGTCATGCTCACTTATGTGTTGAGCGGGCTGTGTGCGGCGATTGCGGGCATTATCGTGGCGGCGGATATTCGCGGTGCCGATGCCAACAACGCCGGATTATGGCTGGAGCTGGACGCCATTCTTGCGGTGGTGATTGGCGGCGGATCGCTGATGGGCGGGCGTTTTAACCTGCTGCTCTCAGTGGTAGGGGCGCTGATTATTCAGGGGATGAACACCGGAATTTTACTTTCTGGCTTTCCGCCAGAGATGAACCAGGTGGTCAAAGCGGTAGTGGTGCTTTGCGTGCTGATTGTTCAGTCGCAACGCTTTATCAGTCTGATTAAAGGAGTGCGTAGCCGTGATAAAACGTAA
- the ytfP gene encoding gamma-glutamylcyclotransferase family protein yields MRIFVYGSLRHKQGNSHWMTNAQLLGDFSIDNYQLYSLGHYPGAVPGNGTVHGEVYRIDNATLAELDALRTRGGEYTRQLIQTPYGSAWMYVYQRPVDGLKLIESGDWLDRDK; encoded by the coding sequence ATGCGAATATTTGTCTACGGCAGTTTACGCCACAAACAAGGCAACAGTCACTGGATGACCAATGCCCAGTTACTGGGCGATTTCAGTATCGATAACTACCAGTTGTATAGCCTGGGCCACTATCCAGGCGCAGTTCCGGGGAACGGAACAGTACACGGTGAAGTTTATCGTATTGACAACGCCACGCTGGCCGAACTTGATGCCTTGCGCACCAGGGGCGGTGAATACACGCGCCAGTTGATTCAGACGCCGTACGGGAGTGCATGGATGTACGTTTATCAACGACCCGTCGATGGATTAAAGCTAATTGAAAGCGGCGACTGGTTAGACAGGGATAAGTAA
- the yjfF gene encoding galactofuranose ABC transporter, permease protein YjfF: MIKRNLPLMITIGVFVLGYLYCLTQFPGFASTRVICNILTDNAFLGIIAVGMTFVILSGGIDLSVGSVIAFTGVFLAKVIGDFGLSPLLAFPLVLVMGCAFGAFMGLLIDALKIPAFIITLAGMFFLRGVSYLVSEESIPINHPVYDTLSSLAWKIPGGGRLSAMGLLMLAVVVIGIFLAHRTRFGNQVYAIGGNATSANLMGVSTRSTTIRIYMLSTGLATLAGIVFSIYTQAGYALAGVGVELDAIASVVIGGTLLSGGVGTVLGTLFGVAIQGLIQTYINFDGTLSSWWTKIAIGILLFIFIALQRGLTVLWENRQSSPVMRVSPEIRLKE, encoded by the coding sequence GTGATAAAACGTAACCTGCCGCTTATGATCACCATCGGCGTCTTTGTGCTGGGTTATCTCTACTGTCTGACGCAGTTTCCCGGTTTTGCTTCCACAAGAGTGATCTGCAATATCCTGACCGATAACGCTTTTCTGGGGATCATCGCCGTTGGCATGACCTTTGTGATCCTCTCCGGTGGGATCGATCTCTCCGTCGGTTCGGTGATCGCCTTTACCGGCGTGTTTCTGGCAAAAGTGATTGGCGATTTCGGCCTCTCGCCGCTGCTGGCGTTTCCACTGGTGCTGGTGATGGGCTGTGCCTTTGGCGCATTTATGGGGCTTTTGATCGACGCCCTGAAGATCCCGGCGTTTATCATTACTCTGGCAGGAATGTTCTTTTTGCGTGGCGTCAGCTATCTCGTTTCGGAAGAGTCGATCCCGATAAATCATCCTGTTTATGACACGCTCTCAAGCCTTGCATGGAAAATCCCTGGCGGCGGTCGCTTAAGTGCGATGGGGCTACTGATGCTGGCGGTGGTGGTTATCGGCATATTCCTCGCGCATCGTACCCGTTTTGGTAATCAGGTATACGCCATTGGCGGCAACGCAACGTCGGCGAACCTGATGGGGGTTTCCACTCGCAGCACCACTATTCGCATTTATATGCTCTCCACCGGACTGGCAACGCTGGCGGGGATTGTTTTCTCGATTTATACCCAAGCCGGATATGCGCTGGCGGGCGTAGGTGTGGAACTGGACGCTATCGCCTCAGTGGTGATTGGCGGTACACTTTTGAGCGGTGGCGTTGGAACAGTACTTGGGACGCTTTTTGGCGTGGCGATTCAGGGACTGATTCAGACATATATCAACTTTGACGGTACGCTGAGTTCCTGGTGGACGAAAATCGCCATCGGCATTTTGCTGTTCATTTTTATTGCCTTACAGCGTGGATTAACGGTGCTGTGGGAGAATCGCCAGAGTTCGCCAGTAATGAGAGTGAGTCCGGAAATTAGACTAAAAGAATAA
- the esiB gene encoding secretory immunoglobulin A-binding protein EsiB: protein MKKSLLAVMLTGLFALVSFPALGNTNLEQLKQKAERGEAKSQLELGYRYFHGNETTKDLTQAIDWFRRAAEQGYTPAEFVLGLRYMNGEGVPQDYAQAVIWYKKAALKGLPQAQQNLGVMYHDGKGVKIDKAESVKWFRLAAEQGRDSGQQSMGDAYFEGDGVTRDYVMAREWYSKAAEQGNVWSCNQLGYIYSKGLGVEKNDAISAQWYRKSAASGDELGQLYLADMYYFGSGVPQDYTQSRILFSQLAEQGNAIAQFRLGDILEQGLAGAKEPLKALEWYRKSAEQGNSDGQYYLAEMYISRAEGIPYNREQAIYWYTKSAEQGDANAQVNLGVLLYRHGSEEEQRRAVDWYRKAAEEGVAMAQFNLGNALLQGKGVKKDEQQAAIWMRKAAEQGLSKAQVQLGEIYYYGLGVERDYVQAWAWFDTASTNDMNLFGTENRKITEKKLTAKQLQQAELLSQQYIEKYAPEAWARMQKLNARSTVTTGNK from the coding sequence ATGAAAAAATCTCTTCTGGCTGTAATGCTGACAGGACTGTTTGCTCTCGTTTCTTTTCCCGCTCTGGGAAATACCAACCTCGAACAATTAAAACAAAAAGCTGAACGTGGAGAAGCTAAATCACAGTTGGAGCTGGGATATCGATATTTTCACGGTAATGAAACGACAAAGGATCTCACCCAGGCGATTGACTGGTTTCGCCGTGCCGCAGAGCAGGGATACACCCCGGCAGAATTTGTACTGGGGTTACGCTATATGAACGGTGAAGGTGTGCCGCAAGATTATGCTCAGGCGGTTATCTGGTACAAAAAAGCAGCACTGAAGGGGCTTCCACAGGCGCAGCAGAATCTGGGTGTAATGTACCATGACGGTAAGGGCGTGAAGATTGATAAAGCCGAATCTGTGAAATGGTTTCGCCTGGCAGCAGAGCAAGGTCGTGACAGCGGCCAGCAAAGTATGGGAGATGCATATTTTGAAGGCGATGGCGTAACGCGGGATTACGTTATGGCACGTGAGTGGTATAGCAAAGCAGCGGAACAAGGTAACGTCTGGTCCTGTAATCAGCTTGGTTATATTTATTCCAAAGGTTTAGGTGTTGAAAAAAACGATGCTATATCGGCGCAATGGTATCGAAAATCAGCGGCATCAGGCGACGAACTGGGGCAGCTTTATCTGGCTGATATGTATTATTTCGGTAGTGGCGTTCCTCAGGATTACACACAGTCACGGATATTATTTTCCCAGTTGGCAGAGCAGGGAAATGCTATTGCGCAGTTTCGTCTGGGAGATATATTGGAGCAAGGTTTAGCGGGAGCGAAAGAGCCGTTAAAAGCACTGGAGTGGTACCGTAAGTCGGCAGAACAGGGAAATTCCGATGGTCAGTATTATTTAGCGGAAATGTATATCAGCCGTGCAGAAGGTATTCCCTATAACCGTGAACAGGCTATCTATTGGTACACCAAATCGGCAGAACAAGGGGATGCGAATGCGCAGGTTAATCTCGGGGTATTATTGTATCGACATGGTTCCGAAGAAGAACAGAGAAGGGCCGTGGACTGGTATCGCAAGGCGGCTGAAGAGGGAGTGGCAATGGCGCAATTTAATTTGGGTAATGCTTTACTCCAGGGAAAAGGTGTTAAAAAAGATGAGCAACAGGCAGCAATCTGGATGCGAAAAGCCGCAGAGCAAGGACTCAGTAAAGCGCAGGTACAATTAGGTGAAATCTATTATTATGGCTTGGGCGTAGAACGCGATTATGTGCAGGCCTGGGCGTGGTTCGATACCGCATCGACCAATGATATGAATCTTTTTGGTACGGAAAACCGCAAAATTACCGAGAAAAAACTGACAGCCAAACAACTGCAACAGGCTGAATTATTATCGCAACAATATATAGAAAAATATGCCCCGGAAGCCTGGGCGAGAATGCAAAAGCTTAACGCACGATCTACTGTAACGACGGGTAATAAATAA
- a CDS encoding DUF2569 domain-containing protein, producing the protein MWVKDGEELQTTCKNCGVAVLPPDDYCKSCADKKLTGIGGWLFLPAIGLVLGILANAYSIIHTWGLTHVIYEEPLRTALYLETAGFAVLFLLLIYTTYLFFNKKRQLPQYYIALLLSLFAFIVADIWGTMHFLNASFELTDAWELLKSIIHLAIWIPYFCVSKRVKLTFVN; encoded by the coding sequence ATGTGGGTGAAGGACGGCGAAGAATTACAAACAACATGTAAAAACTGTGGTGTGGCTGTTTTACCACCTGACGATTATTGTAAAAGTTGTGCGGATAAAAAGCTTACAGGGATTGGCGGCTGGCTATTTCTGCCGGCAATTGGTTTAGTGCTTGGTATTCTTGCGAACGCGTATTCAATTATCCATACTTGGGGGCTTACTCACGTAATTTACGAAGAACCGCTCAGGACGGCACTTTATCTGGAAACCGCCGGATTTGCCGTTTTGTTTCTGCTGTTGATTTATACTACTTATTTGTTTTTTAACAAAAAACGCCAGCTTCCACAGTATTATATTGCCCTTCTTCTGTCACTGTTTGCATTCATTGTGGCTGATATTTGGGGGACAATGCACTTTCTTAATGCCTCATTTGAATTGACAGATGCATGGGAGCTTCTGAAAAGTATCATCCATCTTGCAATCTGGATCCCCTATTTTTGCGTATCTAAACGAGTCAAATTAACCTTTGTTAATTGA
- the ppa gene encoding inorganic diphosphatase encodes MSLLNVPAGKDLPEDIYVVIEIPANADPIKYEIDKESGALFVDRFMSTAMFYPCNYGYINHTLSLDGDPVDVLVPTPYPLQPGSVIRCRPVGVLKMTDEAGEDAKLIAVPHTKLSKEYDHIKDVNDLPELLKAQIAHFFEHYKDLEKGKWVKVEGWENAEAAKAEIVASFERAKNK; translated from the coding sequence ATGAGCTTACTCAACGTCCCTGCGGGTAAAGATCTGCCGGAAGACATCTACGTTGTTATTGAGATCCCGGCTAACGCAGATCCGATCAAATACGAAATCGACAAAGAGAGCGGCGCACTGTTCGTTGACCGCTTCATGTCCACCGCGATGTTCTATCCGTGCAACTACGGTTACATCAACCACACCCTGTCTCTGGACGGTGACCCGGTTGACGTACTGGTCCCGACTCCGTACCCGCTGCAGCCAGGTTCTGTGATTCGCTGCCGTCCGGTTGGCGTTCTGAAAATGACCGACGAAGCTGGTGAAGATGCGAAACTGATTGCTGTTCCGCACACCAAGCTGAGCAAAGAATACGATCACATCAAAGACGTTAACGATCTGCCTGAACTGCTGAAAGCACAGATCGCTCACTTCTTCGAGCACTACAAAGACCTCGAAAAAGGCAAGTGGGTGAAAGTTGAAGGCTGGGAAAACGCAGAAGCCGCTAAAGCTGAAATCGTTGCCTCCTTCGAGCGCGCAAAGAATAAATAA
- the ytfQ gene encoding galactofuranose ABC transporter substrate-binding protein YtfQ has product MWKRLLVVSAVSAAMSSMALAAPLTVGFSQVGSESGWRAAETNVAKSEAEKRGITLKIADGQQKQENQIKAVRSFVAQGVDAIFIAPVVATGWEPVLKEAKDAEIPVFLLDRSIDVKDKSLYMTTVTADNILEGKLIGDWLVKEVNGKPCNVVELQGTVGASVAIDRKKGFAEAIKNAPNIKIIRSQSGDFTRSKGKEVMESFIKAENNGKNICMVYAHNDDMVIGAIQAIKEAGLKPGKDILTGSIDGVPDIYKAMIDGEANASVELTPNMAGPAFDALEKYKKDGTMPEKLTLTKSTLYLPDTAKEELEKKKNMGY; this is encoded by the coding sequence ATGTGGAAACGCTTACTTGTAGTCTCTGCAGTCTCGGCAGCCATGTCGTCTATGGCGTTGGCCGCTCCATTAACCGTAGGATTTTCGCAGGTCGGATCGGAATCCGGCTGGCGCGCCGCAGAAACCAATGTGGCGAAAAGTGAAGCCGAAAAGCGCGGAATTACGTTGAAAATTGCCGATGGTCAGCAAAAGCAGGAAAACCAGATTAAAGCGGTACGTTCCTTCGTCGCGCAAGGGGTGGATGCGATCTTTATCGCTCCGGTGGTAGCGACCGGTTGGGAGCCGGTATTAAAAGAGGCGAAAGATGCCGAAATCCCGGTCTTCTTGCTTGACCGTTCCATCGATGTGAAAGACAAATCTCTCTATATGACCACCGTCACTGCCGACAACATCCTCGAAGGCAAATTGATCGGTGACTGGCTGGTAAAAGAAGTGAATGGCAAACCATGCAACGTGGTGGAGCTGCAGGGCACCGTTGGGGCCAGCGTCGCCATTGACCGTAAGAAAGGCTTTGCCGAAGCCATTAAGAATGCGCCAAATATCAAAATTATCCGCTCGCAGTCAGGTGACTTCACCCGCAGCAAAGGCAAAGAAGTGATGGAGAGCTTTATCAAAGCGGAAAACAACGGCAAAAACATCTGCATGGTTTACGCCCATAACGATGACATGGTGATTGGTGCAATTCAGGCAATTAAAGAAGCGGGCCTGAAACCGGGCAAAGATATCCTGACAGGCTCTATCGACGGCGTGCCGGATATCTACAAAGCGATGATTGATGGCGAAGCGAACGCCAGCGTTGAACTGACGCCGAACATGGCAGGCCCCGCTTTTGATGCGCTGGAGAAATATAAAAAAGACGGCACCATGCCTGAAAAGCTGACCCTGACCAAGTCCACCCTTTACCTGCCTGATACTGCAAAAGAAGAGTTAGAGAAGAAGAAAAACATGGGGTATTGA
- the ytfR gene encoding galactofuranose ABC transporter, ATP-binding protein YtfR has translation MNTNQHQEILRTEGLSKFFPGVKALDNVDFSLRRGEIMALLGENGAGKSTLIKALTGVYHADRGTIWLEGQTISPKNTAHAQQLGIGTVYQEVNLLPNMSVADNLFIGREPKRFGLLRRKEMEKRATELMASYGFSLDVREPLNRFSVAMQQIVAICRAIDLSAKVLILDEPTASLDTQEVELLFGLMRQLRDRGVSLIFVTHFLDQVYQVSDRITVLRNGSFVGCRETRELPQIELVKMMLGRELDTHALQRAGRTLLSDKPVAAFKNYGKKGTIAPFDLEVRPGEIVGLAGLLGSGRTETAEVIFGIKPADSGTALIKGKPQILRSPHQASVLGIGFCPEDRKTDGIIAAASVRENIILALQAQRGWLRPISRKEQQEIAERFIRQLGIRTPSSEQPIEFLSGGNQQKVLLSRWLLTRPQFLILDEPTRGIDVGAHAEIIRLIETLCADGLALLVISSELEELVGYADRVIIMRDRKQVAEIPLAELSVPAIMNAIAA, from the coding sequence ATGAATACTAACCAACACCAGGAAATCCTCCGCACCGAAGGATTAAGTAAATTTTTCCCCGGAGTCAAAGCGTTAGACAACGTTGATTTCAGCCTGCGCCGTGGTGAAATCATGGCGCTGCTCGGTGAAAACGGGGCGGGAAAATCAACGCTAATCAAAGCATTAACCGGTGTCTACCACGCCGATCGTGGCACCATCTGGCTGGAAGGCCAGACTATCTCACCGAAAAATACCGCCCACGCACAACAACTCGGCATCGGCACCGTCTATCAGGAAGTCAACCTGCTACCCAATATGTCGGTCGCTGATAATCTATTCATAGGTCGCGAACCCAAACGTTTCGGCCTTCTACGCCGTAAAGAGATGGAAAAGCGCGCCACCGAACTGATGGCATCTTACGGTTTCTCCCTCGACGTGCGGGAACCGCTCAACCGCTTTTCAGTCGCGATGCAGCAAATCGTCGCCATTTGCCGGGCCATCGATCTCTCCGCCAAAGTGCTGATCCTCGATGAACCCACCGCCAGCCTCGACACTCAGGAAGTAGAGTTACTGTTTGGCCTGATGCGTCAGTTGCGCGATCGCGGCGTCAGCCTGATCTTCGTTACTCACTTTCTCGATCAGGTCTATCAGGTCAGCGATCGGATCACCGTCTTACGCAACGGCAGTTTCGTAGGCTGTCGGGAAACCCGCGAGCTACCGCAGATCGAACTGGTAAAAATGATGCTGGGGCGCGAGCTGGACACCCACGCGCTACAGCGTGCCGGACGAACATTGCTGAGCGACAAACCCGTTGCCGCGTTCAAAAATTACGGCAAAAAAGGAACGATCGCACCGTTTGATCTCGAAGTACGCCCCGGCGAGATCGTTGGCCTGGCAGGCTTGCTGGGATCAGGACGTACCGAAACCGCCGAAGTGATCTTCGGTATCAAACCTGCTGATAGCGGCACGGCGTTGATCAAAGGCAAACCGCAAATCCTGCGATCGCCACATCAGGCGTCGGTACTGGGTATCGGCTTCTGCCCGGAAGACAGGAAAACCGATGGCATCATCGCCGCCGCCTCGGTGCGGGAAAATATCATCCTCGCTCTCCAGGCCCAGCGCGGCTGGTTACGGCCAATTTCGCGCAAAGAACAGCAAGAGATTGCCGAACGCTTTATCCGCCAGCTTGGCATTCGCACACCTTCCAGCGAACAGCCGATTGAGTTTCTCTCCGGTGGCAATCAGCAAAAAGTGCTGCTCTCACGCTGGCTACTGACCCGGCCGCAATTTCTGATCCTCGACGAGCCAACGCGTGGCATTGACGTTGGCGCCCACGCTGAGATCATCCGCCTGATCGAAACGCTATGCGCCGATGGTCTGGCGCTGCTGGTGATCTCCTCCGAACTGGAAGAACTGGTGGGCTATGCCGACCGGGTGATTATCATGCGCGATCGCAAACAGGTGGCGGAGATCCCGCTGGCAGAGCTTTCCGTTCCGGCGATCATGAACGCCATTGCGGCGTAA